A single Eremothecium sinecaudum strain ATCC 58844 chromosome VIII, complete sequence DNA region contains:
- the EMC6 gene encoding Emc6p (Syntenic homolog of Ashbya gossypii AAL151C; Syntenic homolog of Saccharomyces cerevisiae YLL014W (EMC6)), protein MNAIQDGIHQLKSPRSITFNNKQLRYVQDMTTLAFGCGAGILQLESLEGFAMFFVSYIAVGFLFMIWLCQGEPSKYFSNPVQDVFFSSLVRELAGFIMAWTFVYALLG, encoded by the coding sequence ATGAACGCTATTCAGGATGGCATCCACCAATTGAAATCACCAAGGTCTATAACATTCAACAATAAACAACTAAGGTATGTTCAGGATATGACAACGTTAGCCTTTGGTTGTGGTGCGGGCATTCTACAGTTAGAATCGTTGGAGGGATTCGCTATGTTTTTTGTTAGCTATATAGCTGTTGGCTTCCTATTCATGATTTGGCTATGTCAAGGTGAACCATCGAAGTATTTCTCAAATCCCGTACAGGACGtcttcttttcttctctCGTAAGGGAGCTGGCCGGATTCATTATGGCATGGACTTTCGTGTACGCTCTTCTGGGATAG
- the TYS1 gene encoding tyrosine--tRNA ligase TYS1 (Syntenic homolog of Ashbya gossypii AAL148W; Syntenic homolog of Saccharomyces cerevisiae YGR185C (TYS1)), giving the protein MTETIVDPKEAYELIVKNLQEVLNPQIIKHVLEVEKRPLKLYWGTAPTGKPHCGYFVPMTKLAHFLKAGCEVTVLLADLHAFLDNMKAPLEVVNYRAKYYEFAVKAILRSLNVPIDKLRIVVGSSYQTSHNFTMDLFRMSNIVSQNDAKRAGADVVKQVANPLLSGLVYPLMQALDEEYLGVDAQFGGVDQRKIFVLAEEHLEALGYKKRAHLMNPMVPGLTQGGKMSASDPNSKIDLLEDPKQVKKKINTAYCSPGDIENNGLLSFIQFVIAPIQELKFGPGQFSFFIDRPEKFGGPITYTSFEDMKEDFKEQKLSPPDLKIGVTAAINELLAPVREEFANSHEFQEAATKGYPVAEEKVKKVKKPKDKGSRYPGLQKNVATVEVSEVTKDLNGLGLEEE; this is encoded by the coding sequence atGACGGAGACTATAGTTGATCCTAAGGAAGCTTACGAGCTGATCGTAAAAAATCTGCAGGAAGTTCTTAATCCTCAAATCATTAAGCATGTTCTGGAGGTTGAAAAACGCCCTTTGAAGTTGTATTGGGGTACAGCACCAACCGGTAAGCCCCACTGTGGATACTTTGTTCCTATGACAAAGCTAGCACATTTTTTGAAAGCCGGCTGTGAGGTTACGGTTTTGTTAGCAGACCTGCATGCATTTTTGGACAATATGAAAGCTCCATTAGAAGTTGTGAACTATAGGGCCAAATATTATGAATTTGCTGTGAAGGCTATTTTACGTAGCCTTAACGTGCCGATTGATAAGTTACGTATTGTTGTTGGCTCATCTTACCAGACGTCACACAACTTTACTATGGATCTATTCCGTATGTCTAATATTGTTTCTCAAAATGATGCCAAGAGGGCGGGTGCCGATGTTGTGAAGCAGGTTGCTAATCCATTATTGAGCGGTTTGGTTTATCCTTTGATGCAAGCACTTGATGAGGAGTACCTAGGTGTTGATGCGCAGTTCGGTGGTGTTGACCAACGTAAGATCTTTGTGTTAGCGGAGGAGCACCTTGAAGCCTTGGGATACAAAAAGAGGGCTCATTTGATGAATCCTATGGTGCCTGGTTTGACTCAGGGTGGTAAAATGTCTGCTTCAGATCCAAACTCTAAGATTGATCTCTTGGAAGACCCTAAGCAGGttaaaaagaagattaaCACCGCATACTGTTCTCCAGGTGATATTGAGAATAATGGATTGCTTTCATTTATACAATTTGTTATTGCTCCAATTCAAGAGCTAAAGTTTGGCCCTGGCCAGTTCAGCTTTTTCATTGATCGCCCAGAGAAATTTGGTGGACCTATTACCTACACTTCTTTTGAAGACATGAAGGAAGATTTTAAGGAACAAAAACTTTCTCCACCAGACCTAAAAATTGGTGTTACTGCTGCCATTAACGAATTATTAGCTCCTGTGAGAGAAGAGTTTGCGAACAGTCATGAGTTTCAAGAAGCTGCCACTAAGGGTTACCCTGTAGCTGAAGAGAAGGTTAAGAAGGTTAAGAAGCCAAAAGATAAGGGTTCTCGTTACCCAGGGCTTCAAAAAAATGTTGCAACTGTCGAAGTTAGCGAGGTTACCAAGGACCTAAACGGTTTGGGACTGGAGGAAGAATAA
- the TFG1 gene encoding transcription factor IIF subunit TFG1 (Syntenic homolog of Ashbya gossypii AAL149C; Syntenic homolog of Saccharomyces cerevisiae YGR186W (TFG1)), with translation MYNGGKSSGSLPFIKRDQIRRDFLRTRMKRNAPSKVGPDGVKKEDPEVMEEHARQLLQGGSGTGIVKREDASDYQEFPLRAANAKDLASMKVHLLKFQSKKKIEPSKDFHLPIRLHRKDTRNVQFQLTRAEIVQRQKEIAAYKKRLEDEKGSAAEEGGSVSTPSSAAEPVLSKGSGELQEGSSEAINEESKDVATEAANTPAPGTKLEDAGPAEDPSKIGLVKYDGKEPLAADFQAGTTDPLADVAPDGGGRFRRGNSKRKTRQLKLLDEKARQLRFEEFYPWVMEDFDGLNTWVGSYEAGNSDAYVFLSAEDDGSFTMIPADKVYRFTARNKYATLTIEEAEKRMEKNGAGAPRWLMKHLDNIGTTTTRYDRTRRRLKAVDGNDRQGGDDRLDNSEVELDYDEEFADDEEAPIIDGNEEENKESEQRIKKEMLQANAMGLRDDDLEDDDDALFGEKKIDEEGEKVKKALLKTDLGALYESDEDSNPYLSESEVEENDENKAKKEDQADDSLSRKSSPKKKTSRSPFAGPRIFVKRIKNCVIVLNADKSVLNNFPPGHWNPNAKKQKVDARHSVDNRSTSINQDDSTNLEGTDLLTEEDIVSAVKGKKITLKQLIKDLKSKISRHPENKARMKLYFKKLVKLNGEYLELVKG, from the coding sequence ATGTATAATGGTGGGAAGTCGAGTGGCTCATTGCCGTTCATCAAGCGGGATCAAATTCGAAGGGATTTCTTGCGTACTAGAATGAAGCGCAATGCTCCTTCGAAAGTAGGACCTGATGGAGTGAAAAAGGAAGATCCAGAGGTTATGGAAGAGCATGCGAGACAATTGCTGCAGGGTGGCAGTGGTACTGGCATTGTGAAGCGTGAGGATGCCTCAGATTATCAAGAATTCCCATTGCGAGCAGCGAACGCGAAGGATTTGGCGAGTATGAAAGTACATCTGCTAAAGTTCCAGTCGAAAAAGAAGATAGAACCCAGTAAAGATTTCCACCTACCTATTAGGCTGCATCGGAAGGATACTAGGAATGTTCAGTTCCAACTTACACGTGCGGAAATTGTTCAGAGACAGAAAGAGATTGCAGCTTATAAAAAGAGGTTAGAAGATGAAAAGGGCTCCGCTGCAGAAGAAGGCGGATCGGTCTCTACACCATCATCAGCAGCAGAACCAGTGCTGTCCAAAGGTTCTGGTGAGTTACAAGAGGGATCTAGCGAAGCCATCAATGAGGAATCTAAGGACGTGGCCACGGAAGCAGCGAATACACCAGCACCTGGAACGAAGCTGGAGGATGCTGGCCCGGCAGAAGATCCTTCCAAGATTGGTCTAGTTAAATATGATGGCAAAGAGCCCCTTGCAGCTGACTTTCAGGCCGGTACGACAGACCCGTTAGCAGATGTTGCTCCTGACGGAGGCGGTCGGTTCCGGAGGGGCAATTCAAAGAGGAAGACAAGGCAATTAAAGCTTTTAGACGAAAAAGCGCGCCAGTTAAGATTCGAGGAATTTTACCCCTGGGTTATGGAGGATTTCGATGGTTTAAACACATGGGTTGGATCATATGAGGCGGGAAATTCCGACGCTTATGTCTTTTTGAGTGCGGAAGATGACGGAAGCTTCACTATGATACCAGCAGATAAGGTCTACCGGTTTACAGCAAGAAACAAGTATGCAACATTAACTATTGAGGAGGCAGAAAAGCGTATGGAAAAAAATGGTGCAGGTGCGCCTCGTTGGTTAATGAAACATCTCGATAATATCGGTACTACTACTACTCGGTATGATAGAACTAGAAGGAGACTGAAAGCTGTCGACGGCAACGATCGTCAAGGGGGTGATGATCGTTTGGACAACTCAGAAGTTGAACTGGATTATGATGAAGAGTTTGCCGATGATGAAGAGGCACCAATTATAGACGgtaatgaagaagaaaacaAAGAATCAGAACAAAGGATCAAGAAGGAAATGTTGCAAGCTAATGCAATGGGATTGCGTGATGATGATTTAGAGGATGATGACGATGCACTTTTCGGTGAAAAGAAAATCGATGAAGAGGGAGAGAAAGTGAAGAAGGCGCTACTGAAAACTGATCTTGGTGCACTATACGAGTCAGACGAAGATTCCAACCCTTATCTATCAGAATCTGAGGTAGAGGAGAACGATGAAAATAAAGCTAAAAAAGAGGATCAAGCAGACGACAGTCTAAGTAGAAAATCCTCaccaaagaagaagactTCCAGAAGCCCATTTGCTGGCCCGCGGATTTTTGTAAAGAGGATCAAGAACTGTGTCATTGTTTTGAATGCAGATAAATCTGTATTAAACAATTTTCCTCCTGGACATTGGAACCCCAACGCTAAGAAGCAGAAAGTTGACGCAAGACATTCCGTCGATAACCGTTCTACTTCAATTAACCAGGACGATAGCACTAATTTGGAGGGCACTGATTTATTGACAGAGGAAGATATAGTTTCTGCTGTTAAAGGCAAAAAGATTACTTTAAAGCAACTAATCAAGGACCTGAAGTCCAAAATCAGCAGACATCCCGAGAACAAGGCTAGAATGAAGTTGTATTTCAAGAAGCTTGTCAAGCTAAACGGCGAATACTTGGAACTGGTAAAAGGCTGA
- the HGH1 gene encoding Hgh1p (Syntenic homolog of Ashbya gossypii AAL150W; Syntenic homolog of Saccharomyces cerevisiae YGR187C (HGH1)): MPSELEELVSFLHSPQPAVRQIALDNLVGFSTGTNATIFKYDNYRSIEDLKELVKDSSKKVVQQSVTVLANLCDDVVMRKKIANDINFLTYLTWKICDLKNTSADIMCILLSNLSKEDCITKIFDIEKDNSGKIETDKNVFKSTKVMDCLMDCFVGGNDRKLNKYATFDYLAFFFADISRFRKGRDYFIQEQEYDGVVPISKLLVFTEKYDSKIRREGVASTIKNSLFDAEKHEKLLNDEAINLLPYILLPITSGKDSMIDEEDMFKLPDELQLLPEDKQRDPIPEIICTHLESILLLCTTAVGREYMREKSVYPLVRELHSSTENDDVRDLCTRVVNMLMRGEPDQAQITELPSKSIEDEEEEQSDDDDAIVEVI; encoded by the coding sequence ATGCCATCTGAATTAGAGGAATTAGTGTCTTTTCTGCATTCACCGCAGCCAGCAGTTAGGCAAATTGCGTTAGATAATTTGGTCGGCTTTTCTACTGGTACGAACGCAACTATATTCAAATATGATAACTACAGATCTATAGAGGATTTAAAGGAGTTGGTTAAAGACTCTTCTAAAAAGGTCGTTCAACAATCTGTCACTGTATTGGCTAACTTATGTGATGATGTAgtgatgaggaagaagattGCAAATGATATTAACTTCCTTACCTACTTGACCTGGAAAATTTGCGATTTAAAGAATACTTCAGCAGATATTATGTGCATATTGCTAAGCAATTTGTCTAAGGAGGACTGTATTACCAAGATCtttgatattgaaaaagACAATTCCGGTAAGATCGAAACTGATAAGAACGTATTTAAAAGTACCAAAGTTATGGATTGTTTGATGGATTGTTTTGTTGGTGGTAACGATAGGAAGCTAAATAAATATGCTACTTTCGACTATTTAGCTTTCTTTTTTGCTGATATTTCCCGTTTTAGAAAGGGAAGAGATTACTTTATTCAAGAACAAGAATACGATGGTGTGGTTCCTATTTCCAAGTTATTGGTCTTTACTGAAAAGTATGACAGTAAAATTAGAAGAGAGGGGGTAGCTTCAACAATTAAAAACTCTTTGTTTGATGCAGAAAAGCATGAAAAGTTGCTTAATGATGAGGCAATAAATTTATTGCCTTATATTTTACTCCCTATTACTAGCGGTAAAGACTCTATGattgatgaagaagacatGTTTAAACTACCTGATGAGTTACAGCTATTACCTGAAGATAAGCAAAGAGATCCTATACCAGAGATTATCTGTACTCATTTAGAAAGCATCTTACTTTTGTGCACTACTGCAGTTGGGAGGGAATATATGAGAGAAAAATCAGTATACCCATTGGTCAGGGAATTACATTCTAGCActgaaaatgatgatgtCCGTGATTTATGTACTAGAGTAGTTAATATGTTGATGAGAGGTGAACCTGATCAAGCGCAAATTACTGAATTACCGTCGAAGTCTATAGAAGACGAAGAGGAAGAACAGTCTGATGACGATGACGCAATTGTCGAGGTCATTTAG
- the UBR2 gene encoding putative ubiquitin-protein ligase UBR2 (Syntenic homolog of Ashbya gossypii AAL147C; Syntenic homolog of Saccharomyces cerevisiae YLR024C (UBR2)) gives MVDCINDIRDFLAHLPRLSNYQINDTALYQLWKVLFQCLKVDSNGKGDIDWNEVLRVYESSNWKNGVFQSIHLPKNWRERFLEDYTKMSGSPKEHRGTSCNKHCQPTETVYYCFDCTKNPLYEICEECFDADKHLGHRWTSKVVSRPEGKICHCGDPSGLTDPENGYECKNSANNGPKLPLRYDHDERLIGVLSHVLDFIIDMVIYLKECDNYNVLLSVRHKSELKSEYYALQLYEKDCKMHVKDLAAKISKVLHKPLEYGIMMTNRLVQQDAFVVLLESKDTQKLQVVKESFASEHVIVHMKDRSEIFKEYLVDELIRWIYEICCRKPNIQRKLALRVAMMDVWNSRLVGMKLNTDSSVGLSWSKIYVLGNFTVQFPDRATFPWCLPWGFREKQDEKHDPRVLDIMDDYDKRVADTDLNDPSTMYQHFQGSRFQYLITDGAAIISKVSKYRMMKIICAIFTIIDDSKKCLAAQYLDAYCVVLFNTVASESADFKVSLMNMLSQYIFQNPAIANMIILSESGFIKRALRFAFALLSFSPSTLISCPPIPLSFDFKLPEDSIKSKRSVVCFKDIYLIMSTNTVPEKLLSLQDLMCTIFECFASFNSILPLRREAKEHVEFENFDFSSYYFLFSSILVMVDGYVRNVCLIKDLPQRYAQVRDLLRKSMTLEIKLLNQSRNFIPSSPINIWDVCKVSHYDNDPEKKLYPNRETICNVTSDVINFKVGFEVQNFFNPMSYFFKFVVQWSQCGRYKALPESMRGYFDLASFLREEKTLLYMAESALSTLVLIAQINVGFWVRNGTPIIHQLRMYTKYSMREFTYFSDIFNVQLVMSLVNPNDFMVTFLSRWNLKNWAEGISVDDYPDHETTSSMADQCLLLLIQLLSEVRSLTMSSSVEGFEKTMRSEIIHALCFHSCSHSALMNVIPEHVTKHPAFDLYVNNLADYTPPSGLTDHGIYTLKAEYFSEVDPYFVGFTATKRYEAEKLLRNRMEGIQNIPYEDTFVPAKEVISELKTTPFLNLYQITNTDIFGILLKSCLEHIRKFKYESMLSKVAHLLHLCLLNNLNDFVKIFWREYSFDDVELSFYNSIGSILFSFLEKDEFVNDHGKIREIFHMLQDKAPHVNIDEYLKEQIPSYDSTLLSSQNKDLSKYEDEFQKKKLAKKKGERLMRKLAKQQQMFMEKNNVTPEEIDSKESTVDSSVASIGWEYPDDTCVFCKMPRIENDTFVYFTHFEQNIVDKFTDFSDLNRLQAAYNDDTTKTNCPSQGETSVGHVVKSCGHGSHFSCMERHMKVSRNAHSHMTKNVPHGLGFALLFCPLCNSLVNSFLPRLCDVNPRKEHDNFNGAHINQYASSSELLDTLCLKSLIIFCSLTAQSKFSRLPDIYTLFCSIITNTISNTELITRSGDHRIPVTKRITNQQLLTLRLLTELKIYILERRLFSHQADKRSELPVPMLSEHNDWTIFNNEHLHNNVLLDICRYLNPLARKNVLLVTLMYTSIKRKLHQNFIALGITLVEDSGCVLRNEQYDMDWEADNDRPISQDAELVMNILQTYITALSTSISVSDLQLKRLLKWRQLIYQIIEQSILIFVRRILVLLFAEYPVGMFEPPLEESEINPTLSYIGAPALSHILMDFYNNDLPFLKTSMRDLTVGSNAQSFARKVYSLRIESPFGSALVPLPTNLSDLLANEDEQLQYRVNKHEVALCLFCGSKIFIQNASPLHNFKIGECTNHYFNECTQMTVYGCFLLVRSNTIYLAYGARGTFFKPPYVNKHGEVDEDYKYGTPVFLDERLYSHLSNDIVLGGKIPHLVHRLTENMADVGGWESM, from the coding sequence ATGGTGGACTGTATAAACGATATCAGAGACTTCCTAGCGCATTTGCCAAGGTTATCAAATTATCAAATCAACGATACCGCGTTGTACCAGCTTTGGAAAGTCCTTTTCCAATGTTTGAAGGTAGATAGCAATGGTAAAGGTGATATTGATTGGAATGAGGTGTTAAGAGTATATGAAAGCTCTAATTGGAAGAACGGGGTATTCCAATCTATCCATCTTCCGAAGAATTGGAGAGAGCGGTTTTTGGAAGACTACACAAAGATGAGTGGATCACCTAAAGAGCATCGCGGGACGAGCTGTAATAAACACTGTCAACCCACCGAAACCGTATATTATTGTTTTGATTGTACAAAAAATCCGTTGTACGAAATTTGCGAGGAGTGTTTTGACGCAGATAAACATTTGGGGCATCGCTGGACTTCAAAAGTAGTCAGTAGACCTGAGGGCAAGATATGTCATTGTGGTGATCCATCAGGGCTAACTGATCCAGAAAACGGTTACGAATGCAAGAATAGTGCGAATAATGGGCCCAAATTACCCTTGCGTTATGATCATGATGAGAGACTAATTGGAGTACTATCACATGTGCTCGACTTTATAATAGATATGGTGATATATCTGAAGGAGTGTGATAACTATAATGTCCTTTTATCAGTTCGACACAAATCAGAATTGAAGTCAGAGTACTATGCTTTGCAGTTGTATGAAAAAGATTGTAAAATGCATGTAAAAGATTTGGCAGCAAAAATAAGTAAAGTTTTGCACAAACCATTAGAATATGGGATTATGATGACCAACCGGTTGGTCCAACAGGATGCATTTGTTGTGTTATTAGAGTCGAAAGATACCCAAAAACTTCAGGTAGTGAAGGAATCATTTGCAAGTGAACATGTTATTGTTCATATGAAAGATAGGAGCGAAATATTTAAGGAGTACTTGGTTGATGAATTAATTAGGTGGATTTACGAAATATGTTGCAGGAAACCAAATATACAAAGGAAGCTAGCACTTCGAGTTGCCATGATGGATGTGTGGAATTCAAGGCTCGTGGGGATGAAGCTCAATACAGATTCATCGGTAGGTCTGTCTTGGTCAAAAATATATGTATTAGGAAATTTCACAGTACAGTTTCCAGATAGGGCTACATTCCCATGGTGTTTACCTTGGGGATTTCGAGAAAAGCAAGACGAGAAACATGATCCTAGAGTTTTAGATATAATGGATGATTATGATAAACGTGTGGCAGATACTGACTTAAATGATCCTAGCACAATGTACCAGCACTTTCAGGGTTCAAGGtttcaatatttaattactGATGGTGCTGCCATCATATCAAAAGTCTCGAAATATCGAATGATGAAAATTATATGCGCTATATTTActattattgatgattCAAAAAAATGCTTGGCAGCTCAATATTTGGATGCCTACTGTGTGGTACTTTTCAATACAGTAGCTTCAGAATCCGCAGATTTCAAGGTATCGTTAATGAATATGTTGTCACAGTACATTTTTCAAAATCCAGCAATAGCTAATATGATCATTCTGTCAGAATCAGGCTTTATTAAACGAGCCTTACGATTTGCATTTGCATTGTTGTCTTTCTCTCCATCCACATTAATAAGTTGTCCACCTATTCCATTATCGTTCGACTTTAAGCTTCCAGAGGATAGTATTAAAAGCAAACGTTCAGTAGTCTGTTTTAAAGACATTTATCTGATAATGTCCACAAATACAGTACCTGAGAAACTACTTTCTCTACAAGACTTGATGTGCACCATATTCGAATGCTTTGCTTCTTTTAATTCTATACTTCCGCTAAGAAGAGAGGCTAAAGAGCATGTAGAGTTCGAGAACTTTGATTTTTCATCTTATTATTTCCTATTTTCCTCAATATTAGTCATGGTTGATGGATATGTAAGGAATGTTTGTTTGATAAAAGATCTGCCCCAACGGTATGCACAAGTTCGTGATCTATTACGGAAGTCCATGACTTTAGAAATTAAACTGTTAAACCAATCTAGAAACTTTATCCCCTCATCACCTATAAACATTTGGGATGTTTGTAAAGTATCACATTACGACAATGACCCTGAGAAAAAATTATATCCCAATAGAGAGACTATATGCAATGTAACGAGCGATGTGATTAACTTTAAAGTTGGCTTTGAGGTccaaaattttttcaaCCCCATGTCGTATTTCTTTAAATTTGTGGTCCAATGGAGCCAGTGCGGTAGGTACAAGGCATTACCAGAAAGTATGCGAGGCTATTTTGATCTTGCCAGTTTTTTACGTGAAGAAAAGACGTTACTCTACATGGCAGAGTCTGCACTTTCTACTTTAGTGCTAATTGCACAAATTAATGTTGGGTTTTGGGTTAGGAACGGCACACCGATAATTCATCAACTGCGAATGTATACAAAGTATAGTATGCGTGAATTCACATATTTCAGCGATATTTTTAACGTGCAGCTTGTGATGAGTTTAGTGAATCCTAATGACTTCATGGTTACTTTCCTATCTAGGTGGAATTTAAAAAACTGGGCGGAAGGAATCAGTGTGGATGACTATCCCGATCATGAGACCACTTCTTCCATGGCTGACCAGtgtttattattattgattCAATTATTGTCAGAAGTTAGATCATTGACAATGTCATCATCTGTGGAAGGTTTTGAAAAGACTATGAGGTCAGAGATTATCCATGCGCTATGTTTTCATAGCTGTAGTCATAGTGCTCTAATGAACGTGATTCCAGAGCATGTTACCAAACATCCTGCATTTGACTTATACGTTAACAACCTAGCTGATTACACACCTCCTTCTGGTTTGACAGATCATGGCATTTATACCCTAAAAGCTGAATATTTCAGTGAAGTTGATCCATATTTTGTTGGATTTACTGCTACAAAAAGATACGAGGCCGAAAAGCTATTAAGAAATAGGATGGAAGGAATACAAAATATTCCTTACGAGGATACTTTCGTTCCTGCAAAAGAAGTTATCAGCGAACTAAAAACTACTCCATTTTTGAATTTGTATCAAATTACTAATACTGATATCTTTGGCATCCTATTGAAGAGTTGCTTGGAACACATAAGAAAATTCAAGTACGAGTCCATGTTATCCAAGGTGGCTCACCTTCTTCATTTATGCTTATTGAACAATTTGAATGATTTTGTTAAGATATTTTGGAGAGAATATTCCTTTGATGATGTAGAGCTATCTTTTTACAACAGTATAGGTTCCATTTTATTCTCGTTTCTTGAGAAAGATGAATTTGTGAATGATCACGGTAAAATTAGGGAGATATTCCATATGTTACAGGACAAAGCGCCGCATGTTAACATCGATGAGTACCTAAAAGAACAAATACCATCATATGATTCTACCTTACTAAGTTCCCAGAACAAAGATCTTAGCAAATATGAAGATGAAtttcagaagaagaagttggCAAAGAAGAAAGGTGAAAGACTTATGAGAAAACTTGCGAAGCAGCAGCAAATGTTTATGGAGAAAAATAACGTTACACCTGAAGAAATTGATTCCAAAGAATCGACTGTTGATTCTAGTGTTGCTTCAATTGGCTGGGAATACCCAGATGACACATGTGTATTCTGCAAAATGCCTCGAATTGAAAATGACACATTTGTTTATTTTACTCATTTTGAACAGAATATTGTTGATAAATTTACAGATTTTAGTGATTTGAATCGACTACAGGCTGCATACAACGACGATACAACCAAGACCAACTGTCCATCTCAAGGAGAAACGAGCGTTGGCCATGTTGTTAAATCATGTGGTCATGGTTCCCACTTCTCTTGCATGGAACGTCATATGAAAGTTTCTAGAAATGCTCATAGTCATATGACAAAAAATGTCCCACATGGATTAGGTTTTGCATTATTATTCTGCCCATTATGCAATTCTTTAGTCAACTCATTTCTACCCCGTCTTTGTGATGTAAATCCGCGAAAAGAACATGATAACTTTAACGGCGCCCATATAAATCAATATGCTTCATCTTCGGAACTATTGGACACTTTATGTCTTAAATCTCTGATAATCTTCTGCTCTCTAACCGCGCAATCCAAATTTTCAAGACTACCTGATATCTATACCTTGTTTTGTTCGATTATCACAAATACAATTTCAAACACCGAGTTAATTACAAGATCTGGCGATCATCGAATTCCTGTAACAAAGAGGATCACAAACCAACAGTTACTAACACTAAGACTTCTAACGGAGTTAAAGATATACATTTTGGAAAGGAGGTTATTTTCTCATCAAGCAGATAAACGCTCGGAATTGCCGGTTCCCATGCTTAGTGAACATAACGATTGGACTATCTTTAACAATGAACATTTACACAATAACGTATTATTAGACATTTGTCGATACTTGAATCCATTGGCTAGGAAAAACGTATTATTGGTTACTTTAATGTACACTTCTATCAAGAGAAAATTACACCAAAATTTCATTGCCTTAGGAATAACATTGGTAGAGGATTCTGGATGTGTTTTAAGAAACGAGCAGTACGACATGGACTGGGAAGCTGATAATGACCGTCCAATTTCCCAAGATGCTGAATTGGTAATGAACATATTGCAAACTTATATCACTGCGTTGTCGACTTCTATTTCAGTAAGCGATTTACAATTAAAACGTCTTTTAAAATGGAGGCAGTTAATATATCAAATTATTGAACAATCCATTCTTATCTTCGTACGCAGAATTTTGGTGCTACTATTTGCAGAATATCCGGTCGGGATGTTTGAGCCCCCATTAGAAGAGTCCGAAATAAACCCTACTCTATCATATATCGGCGCTCCTGCATTAAGCCATATATTAATGGATTTTTACAACAACGATCTACCCTTTTTAAAAACCAGTATGCGCGATTTGACTGTTGGTAGTAATGCTCAATCATTTGCCCGAAAAGTGTATTCATTAAGGATAGAGTCACCATTTGGTTCCGCATTGGTACCTTTACCAACCAATCTGTCAGATTTATTGGCGAATGAAGACGAACAGCTTCAATATCGAGTAAACAAGCACGAAGTTGCATTATGTTTATTTTGCGGCAGTAAGATATTTATTCAGAATGCCTCTCCGTTGCATAATTTCAAAATTGGAGAATGTACAAACCattattttaatgaatGTACACAGATGACGGTATACGGATGCTTCTTACTTGTAAGAAGCAATACAATATATTTAGCATACGGCGCTCGTGGTACATTTTTCAAGCCTCCATATGTGAATAAGCACGGTGAAGTTGATGAGGATTACAAATATGGTACACCTGTCTTTCTTGATGAAAGGCTATACTCCCACTTGAGCAATGACATTGTACTTGGCGGAAAAATACCGCACTTAGTGCACAGACTGACCGAAAATATGGCAGACGTCGGCGGCTGGGAAAGTATGTAG